The region ACTCGAAGAGTTTCAAGCCTTTCATCGAGTTTGAGCTTCTCAGATATGAACTAACTCGAGGAAGGAAAAAATACTCTACGAGATCATTCATTCCTCGAGATTTTCATTTCTGTATAAGCTCATTTTCGTGGAGAGGCTTTAAACTCGAAGTGTTTCAAGTCTAACCTCGAGTTTAAGCTTAttcagagttaaaataaatcatgaaaaggctaaaaatcatttaatattgaaatcctttgaacaaacctcgtattttcgttcagaacacaatatgtgaagctaatttagatataattggaaACATACTACCaactaattagataataaagtactcatttttagcaaacgaTATTAgacaattgtatataaaattgaaacattaccttaaagtgtgcatgttcatcaaaatgttcacataggttcttccaatcgttaatttttacatccttgggtggatgttttTCAGCTTCTTCACGAGTAGGGAACGTCTTATAGTGTAAGTGACACTGATACTTGAAATTTCTAAATCGTCTAGCCATCATTCCATATACTACTtctcttgcatgtggatcacttaaatcaatctcaaattcaccctatcaataaaaaaacatatgaatagtcacatattataagaatacaATTATTCGAAATAACAAGTatgctataaaataattattaattttacctgAATAGTTGTAAGTAAGGCTTCCTTTTGTTCAGCGCTTATTTGAGACCAATAAAGTTTACCTAGCGGTGCCATTAATCGAGTGACAATaccaattttcattttgaatatcttttctgaaggaccaattggtaatctatttgtttttgtaatcacaattccaccaatttttgaaccatctttagtcatttttttaacttcaaatcctCTAGCTTTACCTCTACCATTCTTTTTTGGAAGAGGACCTAAGAAGTACAACAGTTTACCTCATGTTAGTTTGCTTTTTGtttccaaattgatatgtacctttttaaaaaaataatttatatgcagtttgtaaacgttatagTGACTGAATATAAACTATATGTGAACCATAAGTCAACctcagaaaacaaaaaacaaacacagaatagagaaatacgtaagaaatacaaaactttacctCATACTAGTTTGCTGCTCTATTAaactttatatgtaattatcatactattttaaaatttcatatgtatgtcttatactatttttaaatttaaatgcagtTTTTAAGACGTTTTTGTGCCCAAATATGAATCTTATGTCAACcgcatgaaacacaaaataatcacaaaaaagagaaacaaattgatatgtatgtcttatactattcttaaactatttttaaattaaaacacatttctttttgggaagaagacctaagaaatactacagtttatctcatgttagttttcttctcaattcaaattgatatgtatctcttatactatttttaatttttatttagatgcagttttttataggtttttgtaacctaatatgaaccttatgtcaaccgtatgtcaactttatgaaacacaaaatagagaaaaaaaaaacgaattgcaaaaaatataaggtaaaaaataacttgaaaacaatattttcattccagaaaaagcattgaaacacaatttcatttgttaattatatcaattcactaagcaaaataaatgaaacacaaaataaattcaacctaaccttcatcaacGTTTGTTGGTTCACCggacatggtttcagtttcaCCATCCCTGTTAACTTCAGCAGCCACTGGTATTGCAGTTGAATCATCACGGTGGTTGTGATGTTCAATActatttgggttttgaattggaGGAGACGGAGATGTTGTGTTCACCAAAGGAGGAATAGGTTCCGACTCAGTTTCGGTAGTCTGAGATTGTTGTGATATATTTTTCATCGATGGTTTGTCATTCCCCTTCCTCAAATGAGCTTTCAGTCTAGCTGATCTTTGTAATTCGTTAAACGATATAACTCTTTTTCTAGTATTAAGTGACATTGTTCAGAAAATCgttgaaacaaattgaattgaagaacaagtatggtgagaattgtttgtaattttttttatgatcgatattttgataagaacaaagaaaccactttattttgtcattcaacaacgtgattcctgcaattatggttaatgccaaagaagtttccttttagagggaacttctttaattaaaaaattaaataaggaacaaattattttcgtttccctctctttttttttcgtttccctcctattttaatattttttccctcctaataaattcgtttttaaattttcctgatttgatttgccaaaatcgtGTCAAATctaatcagtttgagatatattctgaaaatcttgttggagaaatattgttttttactcGAGGTAGTAGAGAAAGTCGACgagttttatatgtttcatcGAATATATGCTCTACTGAACTCGTCATAACTCGATGACATGGAAAATATTCGACGAGTTTAAACAATATACTCGagttaaaatctatttttttcaacttaatccaaatatcaccactttcctttagatatagaagcaaaatgcaaaataaaaagtctttgtttcccatattaaaagcaaaacaaagagtctaatgttgataaatggttgtttttatgcttatttatgattagatatcaaaaatttatgtgttattcaACGTAATAGTTGACCACTCCATTTTTATCGCTCtaacataaatatttcaaaacaatattttgtcttaatttttttggaggTAATATATGCCTTTTGCAAATAAATTGCAACAATAAGAAATTTTTCCACTTTTgcctattcttataatttattttaatgtttttaattagtataatttgaatttttaatagctaaatttattccgttgaatatgattttactcgcataaccattattaaaattgtattttagggtttagggtttagggtttagggcttagggtttagggtttagggcttagggttagggtttagggtttagggcttagggttagggtttagggttttgggttaggattagtgttagggttagaaaaaacaacattaattagcaacattcaattttttttaatgaccgctaaaaaaataaaacaatatttaatttatttttttaatgaccgctaaaaaaataaaacaattattattttatttagttttccaAGGAcatccatttttcatatcgttGACATAAAAAACCTCATGTATACTTGAGAACTGAACACGAAAGAATGATTTGTTTCAATTCCATTTTTACATTAACAAAGCAATGTGGCAAAATTTACATGAagttaattttatgaattttgataaaaaattaagagaacttaaaatatacgttacatGTGCCTCAATTTAACGTTGCATGTGCCTCAACTTACGTGAGATGTAAAAATGAACCTACAACTTCAACCTACTCGTAAAATAAGACATGATTTCATCACAAATAAACTAACTCGTTTTTAAGTACATAAATCTCAAATTCATGTACATATCTTGCAACCAAGCACTTTTGCAATTTTGAAAACAGATTGGTTCAGGCAGTACACACTTTAATAATCACAAGTTATGAGTAGCACACACAGACATGTTATTATGTCGTTGCATTCTATAAagtttatacatttaataatgtacgtaatttaaaattttatgaaacaaatatcaaaaatatatagatcatatcataatatattaataattttaaatgtttaaatattaaaaaatcgactcaaccaaaaaataaaagcttaaagactgatgtaatcaaaatattaattacatatttttaaaatttaaatatttaaatttgtaaaatattaacatttattcaaattttctagATCATAATCCTTTTTTCTacggatttagatatttaaatattaaaaattggtggaaaagaaaaataaaagctaaaagaccaatgtaacaaattaattacatatttgtaattcataaatatttaaatttatcaatttttattctttggctttataagaaaagttaatcaataaaagtcatctaactatcctaatttataacaatttaacaaacttaaatttaaagttttgtcaaaaaaaatattagtgtacaatgatctagaattaacaagtgttaatattcaaatttgataATAGCATTCAGAAATATTCATACTTGGTAATAACATTTCAGACCTACTAATAACACATGAGtttatcacaattaaacctacttatgttcaaatacataaacctccaaattcaaaatactaaATCCATAATCAACAGCTATGCATATACATCTGCTCCACGTCTTCAAAACTGCACCTCCAAGTCTCCAAAACAGCGTATCCAGAATTAGATATTTAGAACCAACTATGCAATCAGCCACCCATCTTATCTGCAATTTGGAAAACAGAGGATATTTCAGGAAGAAAAGTAATGCCCTGAAACCAAATGAATGACAGCATATAGAtatgaaataatcaaaatattttggttgTTACTAACCTTAACTCTCCGGTGTATGTGGAGGTGAAGGATCATGTGTCGGCATCATCATAATTGATCGTAGTATCATCCTCCTCATCGCTAGAATAAATCGGGTTTGAGTTTTGACCTTGAAACATTTGACCAAcatcaacttcatccggtaataCATCTATAGGATGCAAGAGTTCCAAATTTTCACCACCATTTTGATCGACTTCATGACTATTATCTGCCTCGTATTGCTGATAGGGCTCATCATTcaatattgaatcttcattgcacactttttccttttctggcacatcaaatatattcctgtgaaatgatttttgcacaattttccaatgacctccatttttcatatcgctgacataaaaaacctgttgtacttgagaactcaacacgaaagaatcacctgtataccatttacggctcacattaacagaaactaagttgccatctgttttaattccatttttatcgcCAACATCCCACCAATCACATTTAAACAAGAAAACATGATTCCCATTAACATATTGGAGGTCAATGATATCTGTTAGCACACCATAAAACTCGATTTCTTTCGACTTATGCTCTCCCGTAACTGAAACTCCATTATTTTGAGTCCGACGAAAATTATCACGCTCAACTGTGTGAAACCTAACTCCATTGACAATTATCCCACTGTACCTAGCAATTCGTATATCAGGACCTAATCCCAACGCATATATATGATCTGTTGCTGCAACCAAACCAGTAGCACGTAAGCGTCCAAcctgaaaaataagtttaatggtgaaattagAGGCATAATTCAATATTTAGTACTTTTATAGCATCATACTTACACACTCCTTGAACCAACTGGCAAATCCTGCCTGGTGTCTTTTTCGCACATCTATAACACTTTCCTTTTGTAATTCCTCAATGTGAATCCTgcacaacgtttataaaattagataaaaagtgtaaaataaagctattttgaaactctaaagtctttgttttttcaaaataaaataacttacttaagatattcatcaacatcctcacaattgttaagcacataccactgcaatttttcaaaatcagaatGGGATAACGTTTTATATTCTGTAGCTCCTAAAGGTCTTgcattgtttgaaaatatggaaaatccattttccactcctatttgcacaggaaaattatttctctcaaCGTGATTATATATTGTCTCAACACCATGAAAATACAGtgaacaaaagttcaaacattcTTTAGTGATATACGCTTCAGCAATTGAACCCTCCGGTCGAGCTAAGTTACgtacataatttttcaaagtacgtaagaacctgcacaacaaatttgttgtaaatgtgaataaaccatatagatatataaaaattagttaaaactgcagcaagaaaactaaaaataaaatttccttatcaactaacctctcaataaagtacatccacctatagtgaacagggcctcctaattctacttcacgtggcagatgaattgccaaatgcatcattaccacgaaaaaagatggaggatatatcatctcaagtttacatattatcaaaatgatatCGCTCTGCAACTTTTTAACTGTAGATCTTTTTAAAGTCTTCGAACAAAGCTCCTTAAAGAAAGAGCTCAACTCTGATAATGCAGTGTAAACCTCACTACGCAAAGACCCACAAATTGATGCTGGAAGTAACCGTTGCAAGAATATATGATAATCATGGCTTTTCATCCCCATAACTTTGCAGTCCTGAACACTTACACATCGAGAAAGATTGGAAGCATATCCGTCTGGCAACCGGATTGACTGCAACCATTCGCAAAACTTTCTCCTTTCAGGCTTCGGTAATGTATAACAAGCAAGtggcataaaaaatttatttcccttttgctgtaaatgtaactcttttcttatacccattgcttctaaatccattcgagccttaatgttatccttagattttccatcaatattcatcaacgtacccaatatattttcacatatattcttctcaatatgcattacatctaaattatgacgtaattttaatgttttccagTAAGGCAATTCAAAGAATATACTTCTCTTTGTCCAATTGAGCTCTTCAGGACCACGTGCACGCTTTTTTTGGTTAGGTGTCTTCCCAAAAACAAGGCTTTTTGGAAGCAAATCTAATTGCCTTAGAACTTCATCTCCTGACAACTCTTCAGGCTTTGACCCGTGCTCTGGTTTGCCATCAAATTTTCTGCTTTTTCTCCAAGAATGTTGGGCATGTAAATATCTCCGATGACCCATGTAACATTGCTTCACtccattttttaatgttagcgaacacgtccacttattacacacaggacatgccaattttccttttgtgctccatccagataacattccatatgctggaaagtcatttattgtccataataatgcagcatgtaattgaaaattcttaccGCTATATGCATCATATGTTGTCACACCGGTCTCCCATAACTCTTTTAACTCATCAATTAATGGCCTTAAATATACATCGATATTATTTCCGGGAGATTCCTTACCAGGAATAAgcaaagataacatcaaaaaattctCCTTCATGCATTTCCATGGTGGTAAGTTATATGGCGTCACAATCACCGGCCACATGCTATAACTCGTGCTCATATTTCCAAAAGGGTTAAATCCATCACTAGCAAGCCCAAGTCGCACGTTACGAGCATCTTTGCCAAACCAAGCATATTTCTGGTCAAAATCTTTCCATTCCGTAGCATCAGCTGGATGTCTAATCGTATCATCATCTACACGTTTCTCCTTATGCCACCTCATATTTTCACCAATATCTTTAGACATAAATAACCTCTGAAGTCTAGGTACTAAAGGGAAGTGTCTAAGAATTTTTTGAGCAACCTTCTTGCGTTTTCCGAAACCTAATTTCCATCTAGGGGCCTTACAAGTTGGAcacgtgtcaagattttcattttccttccaAAATAGCACACAATCATTTACACAAGCATCAATAGTTACGTAACCGAGTCCTAAATCACGCATCAATTTTTTAACCTCATAACTTGAGCTTGGAAGGGTTTCTCCTCTCGGGAGTGCATCCTTGAACAACTCCAAATTcgaaaaaaatgacttattactagaatttgtgagtgctttgatattaatcatcttaagaagaaaagagagctttgaatatttttgacttccaggatatagttcacaatgagaatcattccacaatttagcaaattttgctacttctccttctagcatgttattatcttgattgggaagtctgtcttccatgtcggtgtccataaaagttgcattacacatatcatctaacatttctgaaacatcatttccactatCCTCCAATTCATTGTCCGAATTAATAGAGCCATCTAAACTATCACGAGGTTGAGAAGTCTCACCATGGTGCACCCAGTTTGTGTAGTTTTCACTAATTCCATATTGATATAGATCCATTTTTACTTCTTGCAAtggcttcaaataaatattgatgcagTTCTTGCATGGACATCGAACTCTGCCATTTGAATCAGTAAAGTCTTTTGCAACATTCAGAAAATTTTTGACCCCTTGAATATAACATGAACTAAATCGGTACGACGTCATCCAACTTTTGTCTGATGGCGTCCCTTTAataccaaaataatatattaggcaacatcaatatttggtacaaatctatcaattgaaaatataattaaaacttacccattacaaatcagataccgttagctattttaaaaatatatccaatTTCTTTCCCTGAACTACCTGCAGTTCTAAAACAAGGCTAACATTTGGTTAGTGTTACTGTTAAAACATACTCGAGGTCAGCCTATATAGTCGACGAATTTTTAAACTTAACTCGAGTTTATACGTCGTTTGCAATGTTAAACTCGATGTCATGCTTAATATTCGACGAGTTACATCCTTAACTCGACTTTTTTATCTCTGTCAAAGCACAAACTTGATGTAAGTCTTAATACTCGACGAAATGGAAGCAAAACCTCGAGTTCTTGATTTTACTGAGCTAATAAACTCGAGAATAGGTGATAAGTCGTCGAGTTTTAAGCCCGACCTCGAGTTTGTACGAatcagttaaaaaattaaattatcaattgaacaaataagcaatttgaatgtgaaattcatcctacattaatcaatttagtctcttttcataagttaaaaaatacctGGACAAATAAGCATCAACAAACACAAATCAATGAAAGTGCGGCGGCGTGAGAAGCGTACAAACGTATGGAATTGATGCGGTAgtgtggtgtcaatattcagcaaaaaacgtttttccctaatgaagagtgcttcgattaacctaatttggatatttgaatcttaattgtcatatacctttttttatcaaaataaaatataatttcataacccatttaaacctgttatcatattttttttttcaattccatggtgacaaaacatttattaatcacaatatcatttaatttcgcttaattgctgaaaaataaaattattcacaatatttttacatattatgataaaatttattttatcataataactgtatttttaatatacagtgacaaaacagtttttgtcaaaacccattgtcacaacaaacacaattaattgctatagtgacaaaaatatttgacacaatatttaattatcacaacattatataagtttaattaattgctgaaaaataaattcgttactaaagtctttaaatattatgctaaaatttattttttcattataactgtatatattttctattttaccatttattttctgcaattagtttttctttctctattttgtgtgtattttgtgtttcataaggttgacatatggtcaATAAACGGTTTATTTACGGTTATTAGAACTATAGTTTAAAATACAGgcacaaaacattttttttggcaaattactttgtcacaacaatatatttacttttttatatagtgacaa is a window of Mercurialis annua linkage group LG2, ddMerAnnu1.2, whole genome shotgun sequence DNA encoding:
- the LOC126668362 gene encoding uncharacterized protein LOC126668362, whose translation is MGTPSDKSWMTSYRFSSCYIQGVKNFLNVAKDFTDSNGRVRCPCKNCINIYLKPLQEVKMDLYQYGISENYTNWVHHGETSQPRDSLDGSINSDNELEDSGNDVSEMLDDMCNATFMDTDMEDRLPNQDNNMLEGEVAKFAKLWNDSHCELYPGSQKYSKLSFLLKMINIKALTNSSNKSFFSNLELFKDALPRGETLPSSSYEVKKLMRDLGLGYVTIDACVNDCVLFWKENENLDTCPTCKAPRWKLGFGKRKKVAQKILRHFPLVPRLQRLFMSKDIGENMRWHKEKRVDDDTIRHPADATEWKDFDQKYAWFGKDARNVRLGLASDGFNPFGNMSTSYSMWPVIVTPYNLPPWKCMKENFLMLSLLIPGKESPGNNIDVYLRPLIDELKELWETGVTTYDAYSGKNFQLHAALLWTINDFPAYGMLSGWSTKGKLACPVCNKWTCSLTLKNGVKQCYMGHRRYLHAQHSWRKSRKFDGKPEHGSKPEELSGDEVLRQLDLLPKSLVFGKTPNQKKRARGPEELNWTKRSIFFELPYWKTLKLRHNLDVMHIEKNICENILGTLMNIDGKSKDNIKARMDLEAMGIRKELHLQQKGNKFFMPLACYTLPKPERRKFCEWLQSIRLPDGYASNLSRCVSVQDCKVMGMKSHDYHIFLQRLLPASICGSLRSEVYTALSELSSFFKELCSKTLKRSTVKKLQSDIILIICKLEMIYPPSFFVVMMHLAIHLPREVELGGPVHYRWMYFIERFLRTLKNYVRNLARPEGSIAEAYITKECLNFCSLYFHGVETIYNHVERNNFPVQIGVENGFSIFSNNARPLGATEYKTLSHSDFEKLQWYVLNNCEDVDEYLKIHIEELQKESVIDVRKRHQAGFASWFKECVGRLRATGLVAATDHIYALGLGPDIRIARYSGIIVNGVRFHTVERDNFRRTQNNGVSVTGEHKSKEIEFYGVLTDIIDLQYVNGNHVFLFKCDWWDVGDKNGIKTDGNLVSVNVSRKWYTGDSFVLSSQVQQVFYVSDMKNGGHWKIVQKSFHRNIFDVPEKEKVCNEDSILNDEPYQQYEADNSHEVDQNGGENLELLHPIDVLPDEVDVGQMFQGQNSNPIYSSDEEDDTTINYDDADT